Proteins from a single region of Terriglobia bacterium:
- a CDS encoding amino acid adenylation domain-containing protein, with protein MEIFENPDRLERTTQSQPAAAPRMKAAIEPKARPARLPLSYAQQSLWFINKLKGTSSEYNLLFGLKIKGALDRVSLERAINTIVERHESLRTRFEEIDGEPVQVIEPGLRISMPVEDLSWLDEQTQAARVLQALKDEGAEPFDLSRGPLLRVRLLKLNETEHVFVETMHHITTDGWSWGVFHRELLTIYDAYRQGRGNPLEPLAIQYADFTLWQRNWVESGRLNKGFKYWKKQLEGIPERLELPVDHPHHVETFRAEVQEALLPADQMAALKQLSRENQATLYMSLLSAFALLLSRYSGQDDIVVGSPIANRQDPQLEQLIGIFVNTLVMRVRISPQASFRELLNEVTQTTWDAYQHKDVPVDRLVEEISPQRSIDYTPLFQVVLALQSMPFGLEAGESSLALEPMIGDAAQARWDLEVHIWETGAGLNVRWLYNRDVFEPWRTEQMAKHYLMVLNAVIAQPEKPLRNIDVLSQEEQQHILHGLNDTKKDVPETTLVELFQQQAAINPGAIAVAHNRCELTYLELDARSNQLAHYLKEQGLQPEDIVGLAMPRSLEMIIALLGILKAGGVYLPLDPAYPAERLLFMIADVSPRFLFCERNLASVLAGRNSSLITLESDCALRAGIESTTPLQLPDSRNAAYLIYTSGSTGKPKGVALEHRNTTAFLFWAESVFGPEDRAEVLASTSISFDLSVFEIFLPLCRGGKVVLAQNALDVANASRTHQPTLLNTVPSAATELLRTGAIPPSVRVVSLAGEPLSSALVDSIYRETNARVVDAYGPSETTTYSTFAFREPGGPETIGRPILNTQIYLLDSFLRPVPIGVVGDLYIGGRGVGRGYVNRPRLTAERFVANPWGESGSRMYRTGDLARWNYDGTLEFLGRSDDQVKVRGFRIELGEIQATLLEHPRVRDAAVIVRDDGTQKGLVGYVTRAETADEQDEARKSQISQWQELYDSIYERSQETSGAFNFVGWMNSYTGQPIAPDEMEIWVQETVARIKSLGAKRVVEVGCGTGLLLTRLAADCVSYIGVDFSPIVLKQLASSLSTRPDLRQVELRHGLAHDLSFLADGSVDLVIVNSVVQYFPEVHYLIGVLREAVRVTRSGGHIFIGDVRSLPLMEAYHASVHLHKAGAEMTVAELRRRIAQAMRDEEELLVAPRLFEEIGRNWEDVGRVTCSLKAGCYDNELSRFRYDVVIRAGDKEEIIDPGQQISWTQDGSWKTELEKRLHETPPNSIGVRGIPDARAAKAVRAVELLANSPAEMRAGELQIAVQHATGEDPDAVMALARKLGVEIRWQRFGSDGIYDAVFNPRWRRVSRADQLSAADYERFANTPAKNMGDAELVQELKTYLGQKLPDYMVPPAIVVLPRLPLKPNGKLDRQKLPTPDFNLRTAVYRAPRTPEEEILCEIFAQLLGMDRVGVDDDFFALGGHSLMATRLISRIRALLGADIQVSTVFEAPSVAKLAAKLSGARSSRVALEQKLRPEHLPLSYGQQRLWFIDKLKGSSTEYTIPVRLRISGELDPVTLERAINTIVERHESMRTHFKEMDGRPEQVIAPQILISMPKDDLRGLDKQAQSRQVIEILKQEGARPFDLSQGPFLRVRLLRLGEQEHILLRTVHHIASDGWSEGIFNRELAEIYDAYRQGKENPLKPLRLQYADFTLWQREWLQGDWLTGELAYWKQQLAGIPERLELCTDRPRPALQTFEGELCHVRLNAEAAGKLKRFSQSHQATLYMTMLAAFGVLLSRYSGQQDIVVASPIANRQDPQLEELIGFFVNTLVLRMGTQGEKSFRNLLGEVHRMALEAYQHQDVPFERLVEELAPRRSLQTSPVFQVMFSLQNMPWEVYQLKGLEIEVVRGDYPQVIVDLEVYAVEHAGAIEIYWVYNHDLFDRWRMEQMAHHFLRVLEATVDDPSRHIGQTQLLDEKELRHILEEFNPTERDVPGATLPELFEEQARRTPRATAVIDDGKELNYEELNQQANRLAHWLIAEGIGPEDLVAVAIPRSLELMVALLGILKSGAACLPLDTSYPAQRLAFMLEDAQPACMLTVSGLASRLADDLPQLVLDKQEARDVLAHFLTGNPGNADRRKSLSGENPAYVIYTSGSTGTPKGVLVQHSAIVNKVSTLISYFGLTRTTRYAAITSTIFDPLFEQIFCPLCAGGISIIIPDAVRDDAERFSVYAREHKPSVLDVTPGLAGHLVRHSSWTLRLDTLIIGGDILPVPLANELWSSRVARKIFNFYGPTEVCIDATACEITATSLDGAVSIGSALPNYRLYVLDGEMQPVPVGVVGELYIAGVGLARGYLKRPALTAERFLPDPYGEPGTRMYRTGDLAWWRKDGNLEFIGRRDHQVKIRGFRIELG; from the coding sequence ATGGAAATCTTTGAAAACCCGGATCGTCTGGAAAGAACAACCCAGAGCCAACCTGCTGCAGCTCCACGAATGAAAGCGGCCATTGAGCCGAAGGCCCGGCCTGCACGGTTGCCTCTGTCCTATGCCCAGCAAAGCTTGTGGTTCATCAACAAGCTGAAAGGGACAAGCAGCGAATACAACCTGCTGTTTGGATTAAAGATAAAAGGAGCGTTGGACCGGGTATCCCTCGAGCGAGCAATCAATACCATAGTGGAACGCCATGAGAGCCTGCGGACTCGTTTTGAAGAGATTGATGGCGAGCCAGTGCAGGTCATTGAGCCGGGTTTGCGAATCTCCATGCCGGTTGAGGACTTGAGCTGGCTCGACGAGCAGACACAGGCAGCCCGAGTATTGCAGGCGCTGAAAGATGAAGGCGCTGAACCGTTCGATTTATCACGTGGCCCACTACTGCGGGTCAGGCTGCTGAAGCTGAATGAAACGGAGCATGTCTTCGTGGAGACCATGCACCACATTACAACCGATGGCTGGTCGTGGGGAGTATTTCATCGAGAGTTGCTGACAATCTATGACGCTTACCGGCAGGGACGCGGTAATCCGCTGGAACCACTGGCCATCCAGTATGCCGATTTCACATTGTGGCAGAGGAATTGGGTAGAGAGCGGGCGGCTGAATAAGGGATTCAAATATTGGAAAAAGCAATTGGAGGGTATACCGGAACGGCTCGAGCTGCCGGTGGACCATCCACACCACGTAGAGACGTTCCGGGCCGAAGTACAGGAGGCCCTCCTGCCGGCGGACCAGATGGCAGCCTTAAAGCAACTCAGCCGTGAGAACCAGGCGACGTTGTATATGAGCCTGCTGTCGGCTTTCGCACTGCTGCTCTCCCGATACAGCGGCCAGGATGACATTGTGGTGGGATCGCCAATCGCGAACCGTCAGGACCCGCAGTTAGAGCAGCTGATTGGCATCTTCGTAAACACGCTTGTGATGCGAGTACGCATCTCTCCGCAAGCGAGTTTCCGCGAGCTGCTGAATGAAGTGACGCAGACGACCTGGGATGCCTACCAGCACAAGGACGTTCCCGTGGACCGGCTTGTGGAGGAGATCTCTCCGCAAAGAAGCATTGACTATACCCCGCTGTTTCAGGTGGTGCTGGCATTGCAGAGCATGCCATTTGGCCTGGAAGCAGGAGAGTCATCTCTCGCACTGGAACCGATGATCGGCGATGCGGCCCAGGCACGCTGGGACCTTGAAGTCCACATTTGGGAAACTGGCGCGGGATTGAATGTGCGGTGGCTCTACAACCGGGACGTCTTTGAACCCTGGCGCACTGAGCAAATGGCAAAGCATTACCTTATGGTGCTCAATGCGGTTATAGCCCAGCCGGAAAAGCCGCTTCGCAACATTGATGTCCTCAGCCAGGAAGAACAGCAGCATATCCTTCACGGATTGAACGATACAAAAAAAGATGTGCCGGAGACCACGCTGGTTGAATTGTTCCAGCAGCAGGCGGCCATAAATCCGGGCGCCATTGCTGTTGCGCACAATCGATGCGAGCTGACCTATCTGGAACTGGATGCCAGGTCCAATCAACTGGCACATTATTTAAAGGAGCAGGGTTTACAGCCGGAGGACATAGTCGGTCTGGCAATGCCGCGTTCCCTAGAGATGATCATCGCCCTGCTTGGGATTTTAAAGGCGGGAGGCGTTTATTTGCCGCTGGACCCAGCCTATCCAGCCGAGCGGCTGTTATTCATGATTGCAGATGTTTCGCCAAGGTTTTTGTTTTGTGAACGCAATCTGGCATCAGTCCTGGCTGGCCGCAACTCAAGCCTCATTACCTTGGAATCTGATTGTGCTTTACGCGCCGGAATCGAATCTACCACTCCACTGCAACTCCCCGACTCGCGAAATGCCGCATATCTGATTTATACCTCTGGCTCAACAGGCAAGCCTAAAGGCGTGGCCCTTGAGCACCGCAATACGACGGCTTTCCTGTTCTGGGCCGAGAGCGTATTCGGGCCCGAAGACCGGGCAGAGGTCCTGGCATCTACTTCCATCAGCTTCGATTTATCAGTATTTGAAATCTTCCTTCCACTTTGCCGGGGAGGCAAAGTGGTCCTGGCCCAAAATGCGTTGGATGTTGCGAACGCATCGCGAACACACCAGCCGACTCTGCTTAATACAGTTCCATCAGCAGCAACGGAACTTCTAAGGACTGGCGCCATTCCGCCATCGGTGCGGGTGGTGAGTTTGGCCGGTGAACCGTTATCAAGTGCGCTTGTAGACAGCATCTACAGGGAGACGAATGCGCGCGTCGTTGACGCATACGGCCCTTCCGAAACGACTACTTATTCGACCTTTGCGTTTCGGGAACCGGGCGGCCCGGAAACCATCGGCAGGCCCATCCTGAATACGCAGATTTACCTGCTGGACAGTTTCTTGCGGCCGGTGCCGATTGGCGTAGTTGGTGATCTTTACATTGGCGGACGTGGAGTGGGACGTGGTTACGTGAATCGTCCGCGTCTGACGGCTGAGCGATTTGTTGCTAATCCGTGGGGAGAGTCGGGAAGCCGGATGTACCGGACTGGTGATCTGGCCCGCTGGAATTATGACGGAACGCTGGAATTTCTTGGGCGTTCTGACGACCAGGTGAAGGTCAGGGGATTCCGCATTGAACTCGGTGAAATTCAGGCAACATTGCTGGAGCATCCGCGCGTGCGTGATGCTGCCGTAATTGTCCGCGATGATGGCACACAAAAGGGCCTGGTGGGATATGTCACTCGCGCGGAGACTGCTGACGAGCAGGATGAAGCGCGAAAGTCACAGATATCGCAGTGGCAAGAGCTCTATGACTCCATTTACGAGCGGTCTCAGGAAACATCAGGGGCGTTCAACTTTGTGGGCTGGATGAATAGCTACACCGGGCAGCCAATTGCGCCTGACGAGATGGAAATCTGGGTGCAGGAGACAGTGGCCCGAATCAAATCACTCGGAGCGAAGAGGGTAGTTGAGGTTGGATGCGGAACAGGGCTTCTGCTGACCAGGCTTGCGGCAGACTGCGTCAGCTATATCGGTGTGGACTTCTCGCCGATCGTGCTGAAGCAATTGGCTTCCTCCTTATCCACGCGGCCTGATTTGCGCCAGGTGGAACTGAGGCATGGGCTCGCCCACGATTTGAGTTTTCTTGCCGATGGAAGCGTTGATCTGGTGATCGTGAATTCCGTAGTGCAGTACTTTCCGGAAGTTCATTACCTCATCGGCGTGTTGCGTGAGGCGGTGCGCGTCACCCGCAGCGGCGGTCATATCTTTATCGGCGATGTGCGCAGCCTGCCATTGATGGAGGCCTATCATGCGTCGGTTCATCTGCATAAAGCCGGCGCTGAAATGACAGTGGCTGAGCTGCGGCGCCGGATTGCGCAAGCCATGCGCGATGAGGAGGAATTACTGGTTGCGCCTCGCCTGTTTGAAGAGATAGGCCGGAACTGGGAAGATGTGGGCCGGGTCACATGCTCGCTGAAAGCCGGATGCTATGACAACGAATTAAGCCGCTTCCGCTATGACGTGGTGATTCGAGCAGGAGACAAGGAGGAAATAATTGATCCCGGACAGCAGATCTCCTGGACACAGGATGGAAGCTGGAAAACAGAACTTGAGAAAAGATTGCATGAAACTCCTCCCAATTCAATCGGGGTTCGCGGCATTCCGGACGCGCGCGCCGCAAAGGCGGTAAGGGCCGTAGAGTTGCTGGCAAATTCCCCAGCGGAGATGCGCGCCGGGGAGTTGCAAATCGCGGTGCAGCACGCGACAGGTGAAGATCCTGATGCAGTCATGGCGCTGGCGCGCAAACTTGGCGTGGAGATTCGCTGGCAGCGATTTGGAAGTGACGGCATTTACGATGCGGTATTCAATCCGCGCTGGCGCAGAGTGTCGAGGGCCGATCAGTTGTCGGCAGCGGACTACGAACGGTTTGCCAATACCCCCGCGAAAAATATGGGAGACGCAGAACTGGTCCAGGAGTTGAAAACTTATCTGGGACAAAAGCTTCCCGATTACATGGTGCCGCCGGCCATTGTCGTCCTGCCTCGCCTGCCATTGAAGCCGAATGGAAAACTGGACCGGCAAAAATTGCCGACCCCTGATTTCAATCTGCGCACCGCGGTCTATCGCGCACCACGAACGCCTGAAGAAGAGATCTTGTGCGAAATTTTCGCGCAACTCCTGGGAATGGACCGAGTGGGAGTTGACGATGACTTCTTTGCATTAGGTGGACATTCCCTGATGGCCACTCGCCTGATTAGCCGGATTCGGGCATTGCTGGGGGCCGACATCCAGGTTAGTACCGTATTTGAGGCGCCAAGCGTTGCGAAGCTGGCGGCAAAACTGTCGGGAGCACGAAGCAGCCGGGTGGCATTGGAACAAAAGCTTCGGCCGGAACATTTGCCCTTGTCCTACGGGCAACAGCGACTGTGGTTCATAGACAAGCTAAAAGGATCAAGCACGGAATATACGATCCCGGTACGCCTGCGGATAAGTGGAGAGTTGGATCCGGTGACGCTGGAACGGGCGATTAATACCATTGTTGAGCGGCATGAGAGCATGCGGACGCATTTCAAGGAAATGGATGGCAGGCCTGAACAGGTCATTGCGCCGCAAATTCTCATCAGCATGCCGAAAGATGACTTGCGTGGTCTCGATAAGCAGGCACAGTCAAGGCAGGTCATCGAGATTCTGAAGCAGGAAGGGGCCCGTCCGTTTGATCTGTCACAAGGGCCATTCCTGCGGGTCAGGCTGCTGAGACTGGGGGAGCAGGAACACATATTACTGCGGACCGTTCATCACATTGCTTCGGACGGTTGGTCGGAAGGCATTTTCAATAGAGAGTTGGCGGAAATTTACGACGCCTACCGGCAGGGAAAGGAAAATCCGCTCAAGCCGTTGAGATTGCAATATGCGGATTTCACGTTGTGGCAGCGGGAGTGGTTGCAAGGCGACTGGCTTACAGGGGAATTGGCATATTGGAAGCAGCAGTTAGCGGGCATTCCCGAGCGCCTGGAGCTATGCACTGACAGGCCGCGACCAGCATTGCAAACTTTCGAGGGTGAACTCTGTCACGTGAGACTCAACGCCGAAGCGGCAGGGAAGTTGAAGCGGTTTAGCCAGAGCCATCAGGCGACCCTGTATATGACGATGCTGGCTGCCTTTGGGGTACTGTTGTCGCGTTACAGCGGACAGCAGGATATTGTGGTGGCCTCGCCGATTGCGAACCGGCAGGACCCGCAGTTGGAAGAGTTGATCGGATTTTTTGTAAACACGCTGGTCTTGCGGATGGGAACGCAGGGAGAGAAGAGTTTCCGCAATTTACTGGGCGAAGTGCACCGTATGGCCTTGGAAGCCTACCAGCATCAGGACGTGCCATTCGAGCGGCTGGTGGAGGAACTTGCGCCTCGCCGCAGCCTGCAGACATCCCCGGTTTTCCAGGTAATGTTTTCGCTCCAGAACATGCCTTGGGAAGTCTATCAATTGAAGGGTCTGGAAATTGAGGTAGTCCGGGGGGATTATCCGCAGGTCATTGTGGATCTGGAAGTATATGCGGTGGAGCACGCAGGGGCCATCGAGATTTACTGGGTCTATAACCATGATCTGTTCGACCGCTGGCGTATGGAACAGATGGCACACCACTTCCTGCGCGTGCTCGAAGCCACGGTGGACGATCCGAGCCGGCACATCGGGCAAACCCAGTTGCTCGATGAGAAAGAGCTGCGGCACATTCTGGAAGAATTTAACCCGACTGAGCGCGATGTACCCGGAGCGACATTGCCGGAACTATTCGAAGAGCAGGCGAGAAGAACACCCCGCGCAACAGCGGTGATTGATGATGGAAAAGAACTCAATTATGAAGAGTTGAACCAGCAGGCGAACCGTCTCGCTCACTGGTTGATTGCTGAAGGGATTGGGCCGGAAGATCTGGTCGCAGTGGCCATTCCACGGTCATTAGAGTTGATGGTTGCGCTGCTCGGCATATTGAAATCCGGAGCAGCCTGCCTGCCGTTGGATACGAGCTATCCTGCACAGCGGCTGGCCTTCATGCTGGAAGATGCTCAACCAGCGTGCATGTTGACTGTGTCTGGGCTGGCTTCGCGGCTTGCTGATGACCTGCCTCAACTCGTTCTTGACAAGCAGGAAGCGCGGGACGTTCTGGCACATTTTTTAACAGGCAATCCGGGAAATGCAGATCGTCGAAAATCTTTGTCGGGGGAAAATCCGGCGTATGTCATTTATACGTCCGGCTCCACGGGCACTCCCAAGGGCGTGCTGGTGCAGCACTCGGCGATTGTAAATAAGGTCTCCACGCTCATCAGCTATTTCGGCCTTACCCGCACAACGCGCTATGCGGCGATCACCTCCACCATCTTTGATCCGTTATTTGAACAGATATTCTGTCCACTCTGCGCCGGGGGAATATCCATCATCATTCCTGATGCTGTCCGGGATGATGCAGAACGGTTCAGCGTCTACGCCCGCGAGCACAAGCCTTCCGTACTCGATGTCACACCCGGTCTAGCCGGGCATCTGGTTCGGCACAGCAGTTGGACTTTGCGTCTGGACACCTTGATTATTGGCGGCGATATCCTGCCGGTGCCTCTCGCGAACGAACTGTGGTCGAGCCGTGTAGCGCGCAAAATCTTCAATTTCTACGGCCCCACGGAAGTTTGTATTGACGCCACCGCCTGTGAAATCACCGCAACTTCTTTGGACGGAGCAGTATCTATTGGTTCCGCATTGCCGAATTACCGCCTTTACGTGCTTGATGGCGAAATGCAACCGGTACCCGTCGGAGTTGTGGGAGAACTTTATATCGCAGGAGTGGGACTGGCTCGCGGTTATCTGAAACGACCGGCCCTCACTGCCGAGCGGTTCCTGCCTGATCCTTATGGCGAGCCGGGAACCCGCATGTATCGCACCGGTGATCTGGCGTGGTGGCGCAAGGACGGCAATCTGGAGTTCATCGGACGCCGCGATCATCAGGTGAAGATACGTGGCTTCCGCATTGAACTGGGCG
- a CDS encoding LLM class flavin-dependent oxidoreductase, with protein sequence MKFSLFFEMQTADSTPEKEARLFRDCVEQARLADELGYHCIWEVEHHGLYEYSHSSAPEVFLSFVAAQTSRIRLGHGCTLLPYRYNHPIRIAERIATLDILSNGRVNWGTARSGSRVEQEAFEVDKTTLRDEWQEALEIIPKMWNPEPFSYKGRFFNIPPTHIVPTPLQKPHPPIFAACSKPEDARSVGKMGIGALNLGTYRSDALASCISEYREAIAVSTPIGSTVTNHFACTAACLVLNDDFEACRHGLRGSTYFTEALLHYYRGERPVGALPITKDFLPDDYVRDFARVRNAPQSQLSSVIGDPQAARESVQRFVDAGVDELMLVMQTGTTPHELVMESIKTFAEKVMPHFA encoded by the coding sequence ATGAAATTTTCACTCTTTTTTGAAATGCAGACAGCGGATTCGACTCCTGAAAAGGAAGCAAGGCTGTTTCGCGATTGCGTAGAACAGGCCCGGCTCGCTGACGAACTCGGCTATCACTGTATATGGGAAGTTGAGCATCACGGATTGTATGAATACTCGCACTCATCAGCGCCGGAGGTTTTTCTTTCGTTCGTTGCAGCGCAGACAAGCAGAATCCGGCTTGGCCACGGTTGCACGCTGCTCCCGTACCGTTATAACCACCCGATTCGGATTGCCGAGCGCATAGCGACCCTGGATATTTTGTCCAACGGGCGCGTCAACTGGGGAACAGCACGGTCAGGATCAAGAGTAGAGCAGGAAGCTTTTGAGGTGGACAAGACCACCTTGCGCGACGAGTGGCAGGAAGCGCTTGAGATCATTCCCAAAATGTGGAACCCTGAGCCGTTCAGTTATAAAGGCCGGTTCTTCAACATCCCGCCCACACACATTGTGCCCACTCCGCTGCAAAAGCCGCATCCTCCGATCTTCGCGGCGTGCTCCAAGCCGGAAGACGCGCGTTCGGTCGGCAAGATGGGAATTGGTGCGCTGAATCTCGGCACTTACCGGAGCGATGCCCTGGCCAGTTGTATTTCTGAATATCGGGAGGCCATTGCCGTCAGCACGCCCATTGGGTCTACTGTGACCAATCATTTCGCGTGTACTGCAGCGTGCCTGGTCTTAAACGATGATTTTGAGGCGTGCCGCCATGGCCTGCGCGGGTCAACCTACTTTACCGAAGCGTTACTCCATTATTACCGGGGAGAAAGACCGGTCGGCGCTCTTCCTATAACCAAGGACTTCCTGCCGGATGATTATGTCCGCGATTTTGCGCGCGTCCGCAATGCGCCCCAGTCACAACTTTCTTCCGTGATTGGAGACCCGCAGGCAGCGCGTGAATCGGTCCAACGGTTCGTAGATGCCGGTGTGGATGAATTGATGCTCGTGATGCAAACCGGCACCACCCCGCATGAGTTGGTCATGGAATCCATTAAGACTTTCGCTGAAAAAGTCATGCCCCACTTCGCCTGA